The following nucleotide sequence is from Diospyros lotus cultivar Yz01 chromosome 3, ASM1463336v1, whole genome shotgun sequence.
ATTTGGCGGGGACGTGGGATGAGTGGAATTCGGGTTTCCTGGACGCGTTAACAAATAACAATTAACAAATGTTGCCCGGCAAATCAGGTTGACGCCCACGTGCGAGGGCGATGGTCCGACAGTCTTTGACACGTTCTCAAATCAAATGCAGGACCGGCACGCTGTTTTAAGGCCCGGAACATcatcatttaataataatacatgatATTTAAGATTAAGATTCTAGAATACCATTCCACTAAATtatcaattgaaattttataaattttaataatgtatgatatttaataaatcaatcaaaaattaataCTGAATCAAGCAGGACAGTCTTGCCTTGGTTTTCTGTTTTGGATGTGGGACCATGAAATTCAACGATGCATCTTCAATCAATTTTGTGCGCTATTATTTATGAGGTCAACTTTTGGGCACTGCTATAATATTTTTGGCATTTACCAATTATTATtctcttatatatttatttatatatatattaccttacataataaaaaaatatattatataacaaaaaataaaatgcacaaTAAAAAAcatagtatatattttttatattatataaaataacaaaaaatgtatttaatataataacatTTCTCATCACAATTTCAACGTTTGCAGGGAGCGGGAGCGGGAGCGGACCCTGATGAAGATATTTCAAGAAATTGCCATCACCAACTACGTCCCAAATATTGATTCTAAGAATTTAATGCAATAGGACTGACTGACTGACTGTTTTCACGGGGCGATGTCATTTActcatttctttttcaatcCTTTTTCCTTCCACATATCAGCACTCCCATTTTGGGGGTATAAATAATTGCGACGTGATGTTATGATTAttcaaaacaaatattaaaaataagtcacaaaaatttaatttcaaagacattaaactataaaaatatatatatataatttattcttactATTATTACATAAagaatattctctctctctccctaacCTCACTCTTCAAATATAGGGGACATGCCCGCATGGACAATtcagttggtcaagaagggaGGCACAAAGTGCCTTTCATGGTAAATTTTGGATCAAAACCGAAGATCGAGTCTCGCAAGCAATAGTGTGGGGTATCTCTCTCTAAAGTGAGAAGGGCTCATTGTGCGCAGTGAACTCAAGTCTAGCCACTGTATCCGGCTGAATCACCATAATTAATCCCCACGTCCTATCGGGCCGGGTGTGGGGGACGCCCAGGATGAACGATTTCACTTTTTGGACCAAATATAAGGgacatgtataatatataagtaaaaaaaaactaatttttttaattaaatgagatGTACTGATCTATCACGAttggtttaaaattttatttcttttactatAATTTACAAATCTTAATCTTCCTTTATTCTAAATTTCAATCATCTAAATGTAAAAGCATAtgtaactgaaagaaaaatatttctagtaaattaaaaaaataaactaataagtaatcttaatttttaaataaacaaatctATATATATCACATCAACGACGGATGGATTGGTCGGAGGAACCCATTTaaagtgcgattttgttcactctCTTTAATGAAGGTGAACGTAACCCACAGTGCTTTGGAGGTTAAGGGATCTCTCTCTGTTATTTTTAACTCCCTTTCTGTTATTTGTAACCCCCAAAGCATTGGGGGTTACATTCACCCTCGTTAAAGAGGGCGAATAAAATTTGATGACAACATTTGACAGCAGGATATTAGAACTTAATCCAGCACCGTCACCTGAGCGAGCACACTAACAGAACGAGATTGGAACAAATGGTGGCTGTGGTTGTTGgtctaaataaaaacaaataaacaccatctttaatttttttttagtttaagataattaaaaaaataatgaaagaagatattttattttattttttttattaaagtgaCTTTAAAGATCTAGGTATCAACTAGGCGCGGATGCATGTGTGAGCTGTCTTGGGCTTCAGCCCACGGCAAAAATTAAGGTTAcgttctcttttttgttttcaaatcatttttagtttttaattttttaaaataatgaaaacgcgttctctttattgtttttaaaaatatatttttgaaaataaaaaaaattatatagaaaactcaaaacaacaaaaagttgttttgagtgttttcaaccaaaacaaacttaaaactcaaaacacatttatttatttatttattcatattttattattataatgaaaaaaaatattataaaattcattaactttaaaatatatatatttttaataatatattaacattaaatatttttaacttattgaataatcaaatttattgaataaaatataattaaaaacttattttcaaaatttcaaagaaaacacgttttctaattttctgttttgagaaatagttttttaaaatgacaaataaaacgtatttttaattttctaaaaataaactagcaaaacaaaaaatttaaaatgaattcaaaactcaaaataacaaaaagttattttgagtgttttcaaccaaaacaaacttaaagctcaaaacacatttatttatttatttattcatattttattattgtaatgaaaaaatattataaaattcatttactttaaaatatatatatatttttaataatatattaacattaaatatttttaatttattgaataatcaaatttattgaataaaatataattaaaaacttattttcaaaatttcaaaaaaaacacgttttctaattttctgttttgagaaataatttttcaaaatgacaaataaaacgcgttttcaattttctaaaaataggctaacaaaacaaaaaactgaagatgaattcaaaactcaaaataacaaaaaattattttgagtgttttcaaccaaaacaaacttaaaactcaaaacacatttatttatttatttattcatattttattattataatggaaaaaatattataaaattcatttactttaaaatatatatatttttaataatatattaacattaaatatttttaatttattgaataatcaaatttattgaataaaatataattaaaaacttattttcaaatttcaaataaaacacgttttctaattttctgttttgagaaatagtttttcaaaatgacaaagagaacgcgttttcaattttctaaaattagactaccaaaatagaaaactgaaaatgaattcaaaactcaaaactgaaaattgaaaaacaaagagaacgcagcctaaatTGCTAGagtaaatttttttgattatttagtttTAGCCCAGCCCAAACTCAGTCCAGCCCACTCTAATTTTTCCCAGCCCAGCCCACTTGCCTGCAAACccttctcatcttcttcctctgtcGAACTCGCTCTCGCTCAGGGCTCACCATTCGCTGCCTCTTGCTCTTTGCCTCCTCTTCTCTTGCTCGTCCGCTCGTGCTTAGCCTCGCTCTCtggctctctcttgctcttgctcgtCCTCGCtggctctctcttgctcttgcttgGGCTCGACCTCGGCCCTTCTTGCTCTCGTTCACCCTCGCTGCTTCTCGCCCTTGCTCTttgcctctctttctctcgcttAGCCTCAGCCTCTGCCTCGACCCTTTTCGCTGCCTCTCGCCCTCGATCtctgcctctcttgctctcgctcggcCTCAGCCCTtctcgctgcctctcgccctcgctctctgcctctcttaCTCTCGCTCGCCCTTACCTCTACGTTCGCTTGGCCAGTCGGGTTCGCCCTCTCGCTCACCCTCCGACTCTCGCCTCGCTGCCTCTCACCCTCGATCTttgcctctcttgctctcgctcgacCTCGGCCCTTCTCGTTGCCTCTCACCCTCGCTCTCTACCTCTCTTGCTCGCCCCCACGCTTGCTCAGCCAGTCGAGTTTGCCCTCTTGCTCGCTGCCATCTGATTTAGGTCTTCGTGTCCCCCCCTTCCCAACCCAAATTTACTTTATTTGAACCCAGGTATGTTTTATCTCGTTCAGttctttgattctctcgattaacaaataaatctaaatagtttttctatttttcgcccatctttttttccttgtttgtgCTTAATTTGTTGTTAAAATCTCAATATTTTTCAACATTCTTAAGTgattttttgctaattttgtgTTTACTTGCCTATTTTACTACTGTATTTAGTTAAGAACTTAGAAACTAACTTAAGAACTGACGTGgctaaaaatttgaaatttgttattataaatctATTATTAAATGTTTGAATTGAATATTTGCATCGACTATACTTTTGTCTTCTTACTCTAGAAATACAGTTATTGTATTACCTTGCATATGACTcaaattttgagttaaatattttagttgtttaattattaaattatgttatttttttgtttatatatcttaaaatttaaaaggaaacttttgattaagaaagaaaaaacattattattttttttcaaaaagagagATTATCACActaataaaaatactttaattCATAATGAATAAAATCAATCTATCAATCTAGCACaagtttaatgaattttttgtttcaaaatttcgTCGAACAcaagtttagtaaaaatttattatactaattttttggttacataaaatttttatttcattaactttttaaatttcagcccCCCAAACTAAAGTTAATTTCAGCCCCCCCAAACTAAATTCCTGGATCCGCCCCCCTGGTGTCAACAGTGTCCAATCTAAAAGAAAACCGTAAAGCCGCAGCAGAAAACTAGCTTAGCTCACAAATTGACACCACGAGAAACTGAGAGAGCAAGTTGTTTACAAGAACTCACCTGCCAGAAAATTTGCACAGCTAACGTTATGCGAAGTGCTTTCCCTCCCTAAAAGATTTCtgtggcaacaacaatttggtagTACAAACTTCATGCCTTTACTACTACATTTGTCTTTTCCTCGATCACCACGTTCAGGCGCCAATCATTTTCTCTAACCATCCAGCAAGTTACAACAGAACAAGAGTTATTAAATAGTGAGGCCTTGAGGAGGAGCAGCCGCCGGTGCCTTTGGCTTAGGCTTTTCCACCACAATGGCTTGAGTTGTGAGGACCATTCCTGCAACTGAAGCTGAATTCTGCAATGCACATCTCGTCACCTTTGCCGGGTCAATTATTCCAGCTTCCACCAAGTTCTCGTATTTGTCCGTCATCGCATTGTAGCCGATCTCCCATTCGCTATCCTTCACCTTCTCCACAACCACCTCACCTTCAATCCCAGCATTCTGAGCTATCAAGGATGCTGGTGCGACCAGTGCCTATATTCAGCAAAACAATAATGAAACTCTTTCATTCATTAGAACATAAATAAACATACCACACCCTCACAGACAAAGAAACAACATATCCTACACTCCGGTCTTTTCTAAAATTGTATGCAATATGaccacaaaattcatttttattggCAGTGCTACTCATCGTACATCTCCAAACCATATCGTGATCACAGCAAGTCATTTGTCATGACGTCTGCACATTATTGTTCTGCATCtggaaaaaagagaaatcttCCCATCCCGTGCAGTTTTACTTGCAAACACCATGACTTTGTGGTTTACCCATATCCTAATCAGATTTTAGTTGGGCAACAAGGCAGGATTCAGAAACAATGGAtgaccaaaattaaaaaaatgaagagattaATAAAATCTAATTACATCTAATCAGATTTTAGATGGTAAGTGAATTaccaacaataaaattaaaaatataagctTAGTAAAAATGTAAGTGCGGAAGATGATATGGTGACGGTGACACACAAGAATATATCATCCCAATTCAAATATCTCGGATAGACCATCCAAAAAATGAAGAGATTAGAAAAGGATGTTTCCCATATAACTAAGGAATGATAGCTGAAATGAAGAAGTGTGTCATGTACAAAATATGAATGTAACAGATACTGAGAAATGAGAATGATCGATAGACATGTGGCCGGCCATATccacacacaaaaaaagaaaagaaagaaaagaaaaaggcttttaaaaataaagttattcgtaataaacTTGGTGAAAACTGTTAAGTATGATATGGATTATAAGGGCCAATAAAAGATGTGCCCATAAGTAAAAAAACTAgtaagctagaattcatgtagctaatCCCACCTGGTGGGATTAAAGCCTGATATGTTGTGAGGTTAAGTTAATTACTAAATAAGTATAAAAACCTTCTTAGAAGACAGCAGCAGTAACTTGATGACATAAAAACTAGTGCATTTCATACCTTCTGCACAATATCAGCACCAATCCTTTCATCTGCATCTTCAAGTTTGTCCTTAATAGCAGGTACACAAGTTGACAGATGAACCAATGCTGCACCGCCACCAGGAACAATCCCTTCCTCTATGGCAGCAAAAGTTGCATTCTTGGCATCCTCAATTCGTAACTTCCGGTCCTCAAGCTCAGTTTCCGTTGCAGCACCAACCTTTATAACAGCAACCCCTCCAGATAACTTGGCTATTCTCTCAGCAAGTTTCGCAGAGTCGTAGATAGAATCTGTCTCAGCCAACTCCTTTTTAATCTGTGCAATCCTAGCCTGGATCTCATCCTTGGTTGCAGCATCAGCTATAATAGTAGTGGAGTCCTTTTTAATGGTCACTTTCCTTGCTATGCCAAGCTGCTCAACTGAGGTATTCTCAACTAGCAAACCAAGATCACTTGCTTGGTACTCAGCCCCTGGGGAATCAATAGAAATATAAGATGTAGTCTTGTTCAAGCATGAATAAAAAtgacttcatgtttctactaaCAATATCAATTAAGATTAGCttgtttgttaaaaaataaaactgacAAATAGGCATAACTAAAGGATATAATACTCCATTCAATGATAATGCACCAAACAGCATTGGCATTTGCTACAATTCCATCAGGTATGGAGGAGGAACTTAACAGATAAATAACATCATAACATTTTTCAATATTGTTTTCAAGTTCATTATTTGTAATACCTGTCAAAATTGCAATATCCTGAAGAAGAGCTTTTCTTCTTTCGCCAAAACCAGGTGCTTTGATGGCAGCAACATTAATGATGCCCCTCAGCTTGTTCACAACAAGAGTAGCAAGAGCCTCACCAGATACATCCTCAGCAATAATAAGCAACGGGGCTCGCAATTGAGTGGTCTTCTCTAGCAAAGGAATTATATCCTTTATTGCTGAGATTTTTTGATCTGTAATCAGTACTCGTGCATTCTCAAATTCAACAATTAACTTCTCGGGATTGGTAACAAATTGAGGAGAGATATAACCCCTGTCAATCTGCAAACAAGGGCATACTAAAGAGGTCAGCATGCAACATTCAGGACCAAGAACCTTAAAGAAAATGAGGGGGAAAAGAAACACAGAACAAGAAGCAAAACTTTTAAGACAACACACAAAAACTCCACAAGAAGACAGACCTCCATCCCTTCTTCCACATCAACAGTAGTCTCAAAGGAGGAGGATGACTCAATAGATAGGACACCATCAGGTCCAACCTTGTCAATTGCATCAGCAACCATGGTCCCAATAGTATCATCATTTCCAGCAGAAATAGAAGCAATGGCTGCAAAGGGCAAAGCTATATCAAGAAAAGGAGAACATACAAGCATACTAGACGAAATTGTGGACTTGCATATACTACCTTTAATATCATCTCGGCCTTTGACAGGTCTGGCTCTCTTCTCTAGCTCCTCTACCAATCCCTGAACAGTTTTATCAATCCCCTTCTTTACTGAAACTGGATTTGCACCAGATGTCACACTTAACAAGcccaatttaataatttcacgtGCAAGGACCGATGCAGTCGTAGTTCCATCACCAGCAGAGTCATTAGTCTTGCTTGCAACCTTCACGATAGCAGTAAGCATATTAAatagatgaagaaaatgaaccaCCACTCCACAAAGCATTTCAAGTGATAAAGACAATAGGGCCATGTTCAGGTTCAAAAGGGGAAGGACGAACCTCCCTGATAAGAGCAGCCCCAGCATTCTCCATTGGATTTGCTAGCTCAATAGCTCTAGCAATTGTCACCCCGTCATTAACCACTTTAGGGGCCCCAAACTCATCTAGAACaacatttctcccttgaaataggaagaaataattAGTTGATGGTCAGTGCAGTAACTAGGATCCAAAAGGCTGGGAAACTGCATGATACAATTTctagaaagaaggaaaagagagttggtagaaaaaattaataatacataaaaaCAGTAAAAGCACAAAAATTCATCTTTTAGTTCAGTTGTccacaaaaatatttcatatttcattttCCATTGCCTGGAATAACACCCTAGTGCAACATAGCATTAGTTCTCATTGACTCTTATAAATTAATAGCACAAAACAAAATGGCTCAAAGGCGAAAGCAGTAAAGAACCAAAAAAGAGGAGGGGGGAGAGGCCTTTTGAgatatggaaaacaaaaaaaacaccaACTTAGCTCCAAAATGTCCAACGGTTCAAGTCCAACGTCCAATTCAATGGTTCAGCACAATGACGGTTTACCAAATTAAATTGACAACTTCTTGCGTGCATGGCGCATCACCCACTACTACGTTGCCATAACAACGCTCTGGCGAAGAATTCCAGGTTTTAAAATTAGCGTAATGATTCTTTGAAAACAAATTAGTTGAATATCCTCTGTTCTTTCAGAAGGATTTAACAAGTTTTGACTTTCAGAATACATCCTTGTTccatagaaaagaaaaacaaaagaagacatCCATAAGATTCATGAAGTTTAAAGTAGTTTTCACCCCGACAGAAGTATAA
It contains:
- the LOC127797607 gene encoding ruBisCO large subunit-binding protein subunit alpha — protein: MASANAISTASILSSPKQGSLRNRRASQLQGQKKLNYSNRTSSRRFVVRASAKEIAFDQSSRRALQAGIDKLADAVGLTLGPRGRNVVLDEFGAPKVVNDGVTIARAIELANPMENAGAALIREVASKTNDSAGDGTTTASVLAREIIKLGLLSVTSGANPVSVKKGIDKTVQGLVEELEKRARPVKGRDDIKAIASISAGNDDTIGTMVADAIDKVGPDGVLSIESSSSFETTVDVEEGMEIDRGYISPQFVTNPEKLIVEFENARVLITDQKISAIKDIIPLLEKTTQLRAPLLIIAEDVSGEALATLVVNKLRGIINVAAIKAPGFGERRKALLQDIAILTGAEYQASDLGLLVENTSVEQLGIARKVTIKKDSTTIIADAATKDEIQARIAQIKKELAETDSIYDSAKLAERIAKLSGGVAVIKVGAATETELEDRKLRIEDAKNATFAAIEEGIVPGGGAALVHLSTCVPAIKDKLEDADERIGADIVQKALVAPASLIAQNAGIEGEVVVEKVKDSEWEIGYNAMTDKYENLVEAGIIDPAKVTRCALQNSASVAGMVLTTQAIVVEKPKPKAPAAAPPQGLTI